From one Catenuloplanes nepalensis genomic stretch:
- a CDS encoding STAS domain-containing protein: MERIPVLKIGDFLLVSIQVDMEDQIALQLQEDLSDRIVSTGVHGVIIDITALDIVDSFVGRMLSTIAAISKVLDAETVVVGMRPAVAITLVELGLSLNGIRTALNVERGMELLARAREEELRFLGGDDEAAASGSDGTAVTS; encoded by the coding sequence TCGATCCAGGTCGACATGGAGGACCAGATCGCCCTGCAGTTGCAGGAGGACCTCTCCGACCGGATCGTCTCGACCGGCGTGCACGGTGTGATCATCGACATCACCGCGCTGGACATCGTCGACTCGTTCGTCGGCCGCATGCTCTCCACCATCGCCGCGATCTCCAAGGTGCTGGACGCCGAGACCGTGGTGGTCGGCATGCGCCCGGCCGTGGCGATCACGCTGGTCGAGCTGGGTCTGTCGCTGAACGGCATCCGGACCGCCCTGAACGTGGAACGCGGCATGGAACTCCTCGCCCGCGCGCGCGAGGAGGAGCTGAGATTCCTCGGCGGCGACGACGAGGCGGCGGCGTCCGGCTCGGATGGGACGGCGGTGACGTCGTGA
- a CDS encoding ATP-binding protein, giving the protein MTTGFAGAADAGETLVIAADEDVVRVRQHVRTVAVKVKLSLVDQTKLVTAASELARNTLVYGGGGKAEVTVVDNGRRRGVRIVFSDQGPGIADLDLALTDGYTTGGGMGLGLSGSRRLVDEFDIETAVGEGTRITVTKWSR; this is encoded by the coding sequence GTGACAACGGGCTTCGCCGGTGCCGCGGATGCCGGCGAGACGCTCGTGATCGCCGCGGACGAGGACGTGGTGCGGGTCCGGCAACACGTCCGGACGGTCGCGGTGAAGGTCAAGCTCTCGCTGGTGGACCAGACCAAGCTGGTGACCGCCGCCAGCGAGCTGGCCCGCAACACGCTTGTCTACGGCGGTGGCGGCAAGGCCGAGGTGACCGTCGTCGACAACGGGCGACGACGGGGTGTACGAATAGTCTTCAGCGATCAGGGGCCCGGGATCGCCGACCTGGACCTCGCGCTCACCGACGGTTACACCACCGGCGGCGGGATGGGGCTCGGGCTGAGCGGGTCCCGGCGGCTGGTGGACGAGTTCGACATCGAGACGGCGGTCGGCGAAGGCACCCGCATCACGGTGACCAAATGGTCGCGCTGA
- a CDS encoding PadR family transcriptional regulator, producing the protein MSTSHVLLGLLANGPKHGYELKRAHDAHMPRAKPLAFGQVYATLGRLQRDGLVTEGERDRDAGPERTSFALTDAGRERLDEWLAEVEAPAPFVASALLAKVVVALLAADSRRAGTYLAAQRAAHAARLRELTLAKLDPDTALGDVIAADFAISHLDADLRWMETTIARVDDLHQGADT; encoded by the coding sequence ATGTCCACCAGTCACGTGCTCCTGGGGCTGTTAGCCAACGGCCCCAAGCACGGATACGAGCTCAAGCGGGCCCACGACGCGCACATGCCGCGGGCCAAGCCGCTGGCGTTCGGCCAGGTCTATGCCACGCTCGGCCGGCTCCAGCGGGACGGCCTGGTCACCGAGGGAGAGCGCGACCGGGATGCCGGCCCGGAGCGCACCAGCTTCGCGCTGACCGACGCCGGCCGGGAGCGCCTCGACGAGTGGCTCGCCGAGGTCGAGGCGCCGGCGCCGTTCGTGGCGAGCGCGCTGCTGGCCAAGGTCGTCGTGGCGCTGCTGGCGGCCGACTCGCGACGGGCCGGCACCTACCTCGCGGCCCAGCGCGCGGCGCACGCGGCCCGGCTGCGGGAGCTGACCCTGGCCAAGCTCGATCCGGACACGGCGCTCGGCGACGTGATCGCCGCCGACTTCGCCATCTCACACCTCGACGCCGACCTGCGATGGATGGAGACCACCATCGCCCGCGTCGACGACCTGCATCAGGGAGCTGACACATGA
- a CDS encoding ABC transporter ATP-binding protein yields MSDVASASPAQGRVGAAGPGRDQILTARGLVKSYGASPALRGVTLAVAAGEIVAVTGPSGCGKSTLLHCLAGILRPDAGEVNYRDQRVDLMGEAARARLRRSEIGVLFQFGQLVAELTAAENVSLPLLLAGTGRRTARTAALNWLDRLGVADLADKRPGEMSGGQQQRVALGRALVTEPRVLFADEPTGALDTLAGEQVMGHLVRLARAQDTTVVLVTHEPRIAGYADRELAMRDGEITTAATSTAAAR; encoded by the coding sequence ATGAGCGACGTCGCGAGTGCATCACCGGCTCAGGGCCGCGTCGGCGCGGCCGGTCCGGGGCGCGACCAGATCCTCACCGCACGCGGGCTCGTCAAGTCCTACGGCGCGTCGCCCGCGCTGCGCGGCGTGACGCTCGCCGTCGCGGCCGGCGAGATCGTCGCCGTGACCGGGCCGTCCGGCTGCGGCAAGTCCACGCTGCTGCACTGCCTGGCCGGCATCCTCCGGCCGGACGCCGGTGAGGTGAACTACCGCGACCAGCGCGTCGACCTGATGGGCGAGGCCGCCCGCGCCCGGCTGCGCCGCTCCGAGATCGGTGTGCTGTTCCAGTTCGGCCAGCTCGTCGCGGAGCTCACCGCGGCGGAGAACGTGTCGCTGCCGCTGCTGCTCGCCGGCACCGGGCGGCGGACGGCCCGGACCGCGGCACTGAACTGGCTGGACCGGCTGGGCGTGGCCGACCTCGCGGACAAGCGCCCGGGTGAGATGTCCGGCGGTCAGCAGCAGCGGGTCGCGCTGGGCCGCGCGCTGGTCACCGAGCCGCGCGTGCTGTTCGCGGACGAGCCGACCGGTGCGCTGGACACGCTCGCGGGCGAGCAGGTGATGGGCCACCTGGTCCGGCTCGCCCGCGCGCAGGACACCACGGTCGTGCTGGTCACGCACGAGCCGCGGATCGCCGGTTACGCGGACCGGGAGCTGGCCATGCGCGACGGCGAGATCACCACCGCGGCGACGTCGACGGCGGCGGCCCGGTGA
- a CDS encoding sensor histidine kinase has translation MSEYVLLRMALRREHDIFVVRQRGREVAAAAGLDHQNQIRLATALSDLGRLLLPVPGGADVAFVAQPGTPPRLMVEIVAGPGATAVLAGDPAAAAGRLVHEMEVDGGESTTRVRLFRRLPIGAAPLTPERIAALRVELAGNAPGTPLDELAVQNRELMSALDEVRAQRDELAETNQGVMALYNELSQELEETNRGVVALYNELDERSAQLKAASEAKSRFLANVSHELRAPVTAVIGLTRLLADSGSDPLTGEQARHVDLIRGSATDLLTLVNDLLDLAKAEAGRLEPAWTEVDLRALFGQLRGTARAVITRPEVQLVVADPPTGSAVTSDEALLTQVLRNLLTNAIKFTERGTVSMELRAATGQDGWEIEVADTGIGIPPELHQRIFEEFYQVPGSSSGRTGTGLGLPYAQRLVTLLGGSLHLASEPGKGSVFTVVLPSRPMPPAPAQRDEG, from the coding sequence ATGAGCGAATACGTTCTGCTCAGGATGGCCCTGCGGCGCGAGCACGATATCTTCGTGGTCCGGCAGCGCGGTCGGGAGGTGGCGGCCGCGGCCGGTCTCGATCACCAGAACCAGATCCGGTTGGCCACCGCGCTGAGCGATCTCGGGCGGCTTCTGCTGCCGGTTCCCGGCGGGGCCGATGTGGCATTTGTTGCGCAACCCGGAACTCCTCCTAGGCTGATGGTGGAGATTGTCGCCGGGCCCGGCGCGACCGCCGTGCTGGCGGGTGATCCGGCGGCCGCGGCGGGACGGTTGGTGCACGAGATGGAGGTGGACGGTGGCGAAAGCACGACGCGGGTGCGGCTGTTCCGCCGTCTTCCGATCGGCGCCGCGCCGTTGACCCCGGAGCGCATCGCCGCGCTGCGCGTCGAGCTGGCCGGTAACGCTCCCGGCACGCCGCTGGACGAGCTGGCCGTGCAGAATCGCGAGCTGATGTCCGCGCTGGATGAGGTCCGCGCTCAGCGTGACGAGCTGGCCGAGACCAACCAGGGCGTGATGGCGCTCTACAACGAGCTGTCCCAGGAGCTGGAGGAGACCAACCGCGGCGTGGTCGCGCTCTACAACGAGCTGGACGAGAGGTCCGCGCAGCTCAAGGCGGCCAGCGAGGCGAAGAGCAGGTTCCTGGCGAACGTCAGCCACGAGCTGCGCGCGCCGGTCACCGCGGTGATCGGCCTGACCCGGCTGCTCGCCGACTCCGGCTCCGACCCGCTGACCGGCGAGCAGGCCCGGCACGTCGATCTGATCCGCGGCTCCGCGACCGACCTGCTGACGCTGGTCAACGACCTGCTCGACCTGGCCAAGGCGGAGGCCGGCCGGCTGGAGCCGGCCTGGACCGAGGTGGACCTGCGCGCGCTCTTCGGGCAGCTGCGCGGCACCGCCCGCGCCGTCATCACCCGGCCCGAGGTGCAGCTGGTGGTGGCGGATCCGCCGACCGGTTCGGCCGTGACCTCGGACGAGGCGCTGCTCACCCAGGTGCTGCGCAACCTGCTGACCAACGCGATCAAGTTCACCGAGCGCGGCACGGTCTCGATGGAGCTGCGCGCCGCGACCGGCCAGGACGGCTGGGAGATCGAGGTCGCCGACACCGGCATCGGCATTCCGCCGGAGCTGCACCAGCGCATTTTCGAGGAGTTCTACCAGGTGCCCGGCAGCTCGTCCGGGCGCACCGGGACCGGTCTCGGCCTGCCGTACGCGCAGCGGCTCGTCACGCTGCTCGGCGGTTCGCTGCACCTGGCCAGCGAACCCGGAAAGGGCAGCGTGTTCACCGTCGTGCTGCCGAGCCGGCCGATGCCCCCGGCGCCGGCTCAGCGTGACGAGGGGTGA
- a CDS encoding SpoIIE family protein phosphatase: MRRVHVEPATVLVVDDNPTKRYLLVSWLSRAGYAVVEAETGGEALELVEVKPIDLVVLDVRLPDMSGFEVCEQIKGNSKHAALPVVHVSAHAVDVQDRAHGLNRGADAYLVEPIEPEELVATTQAVLRYYRARKQAEQLAKRMALLAETTLAINSAPDFPRLLAAAAQGAAKIFEGPAAVATATADGDLWAATCEDPEHTPSLNPWRPDQGQDIAVGTTFHTEPAEAWPLLTWRDDDLVGVATTRIRPDRPAVHVAVQAAANIPGAPVLRQLAQAIAAAVEAQRSYDEEHRIAITLQRSLLPRRLPDVTGLDLARRYEPASAHTEIGGDFYELTMIDGHLLVAIGDVAGHSLHAATVMAELRHALRAYAVEGHPPGTMLTRINHLMMTLLPGEVATVCVMLIDPATGHVRMSNAGHLPPLLITDGRTEYIEDRGPLLGLRADRPADTEFVVPPGATLVLYTDGLIERRDATIDDGLRALAAVASAGVDDHLDDFCDRLLAELTGEEMSDDTAVVTLRRR; encoded by the coding sequence GTGAGACGGGTGCACGTGGAGCCGGCGACCGTCCTGGTCGTCGACGATAATCCCACCAAGAGATACCTCCTGGTCAGCTGGCTGAGCCGGGCGGGCTATGCGGTCGTGGAGGCGGAGACCGGCGGTGAGGCGCTGGAGCTGGTCGAGGTCAAGCCGATCGACCTGGTCGTGCTGGATGTGCGTCTGCCGGACATGTCCGGCTTCGAGGTCTGCGAGCAGATCAAGGGCAACTCGAAGCACGCCGCGCTCCCGGTGGTGCACGTCTCCGCGCACGCGGTCGACGTGCAGGACCGCGCGCACGGGCTGAACCGGGGCGCCGACGCGTACCTGGTGGAGCCGATCGAGCCGGAGGAACTGGTCGCCACCACCCAGGCGGTGCTGCGCTACTACCGGGCTCGCAAGCAGGCCGAACAGCTCGCGAAGCGGATGGCGCTGCTGGCCGAGACCACGCTCGCGATCAACTCGGCACCCGACTTCCCGCGCCTGCTCGCGGCCGCGGCCCAGGGCGCCGCCAAGATCTTCGAGGGACCCGCGGCCGTGGCGACCGCCACCGCGGACGGCGACCTCTGGGCCGCTACCTGCGAGGACCCGGAGCACACGCCGTCACTGAATCCGTGGCGCCCGGATCAGGGCCAGGACATCGCGGTCGGCACCACGTTCCACACCGAACCGGCCGAGGCCTGGCCGTTGCTGACCTGGCGGGACGATGACCTGGTCGGCGTCGCCACCACCCGGATCAGGCCGGACCGGCCCGCGGTGCACGTCGCGGTGCAGGCCGCCGCGAACATCCCGGGCGCGCCGGTGCTGCGCCAGCTCGCGCAGGCGATCGCGGCCGCGGTCGAGGCGCAGCGCTCCTACGACGAGGAGCACCGCATCGCGATCACGCTCCAGCGCAGCCTGCTGCCCCGCCGCCTGCCCGACGTGACCGGACTGGACCTCGCCCGCCGCTACGAGCCGGCCAGCGCGCACACCGAGATCGGCGGCGACTTCTACGAGCTGACCATGATCGACGGCCATCTGCTGGTCGCGATCGGCGACGTGGCCGGCCACTCGCTGCACGCCGCCACGGTGATGGCCGAGCTGCGGCACGCACTGCGTGCCTACGCGGTCGAGGGCCACCCGCCGGGCACCATGCTGACCCGCATCAACCACCTGATGATGACGCTGCTCCCCGGCGAGGTCGCCACGGTCTGCGTGATGCTGATCGACCCGGCCACCGGCCACGTGCGGATGTCCAACGCCGGCCACCTGCCGCCGCTGCTGATCACGGACGGCCGCACGGAGTACATCGAGGACCGCGGCCCGCTGCTCGGCCTGCGCGCCGATCGCCCGGCCGACACCGAGTTCGTCGTGCCGCCCGGCGCCACGCTCGTGCTCTACACCGACGGCCTGATCGAACGCCGCGACGCCACCATCGACGACGGCCTTCGCGCGCTCGCCGCGGTCGCCTCCGCCGGCGTCGACGACCACCTCGACGACTTCTGCGACCGCCTCCTCGCCGAACTCACCGGCGAGGAGATGAGCGACGACACCGCGGTCGTCACGCTCCGCCGCCGCTGA
- a CDS encoding FtsX-like permease family protein, whose product MSPGTTLRLALAGTRTDTLRVALTAISAALASVAVLSAATVLAIRTPDSGDDPSLSVQYQSDLLQQPGLRPGVAMALLLLCVPVLALAVQCSRLGAPARDRRLAALRLAGATPGQTLAVITAEAGLATLIGVLAGAGIFLGGHRLLDRRNARGELWLPTDVLPPSWAIVAICVTLPVAAMLVGALLLRRVRVTPFGVTRQAERNRTPHTWPGLVLVAGFALLLGFAPLAEWLGERAGTASEWLVYLVFFAVPLAMAVGVIAGTGAIAYLMGVALRRWGRAPSMLLAGARLMADPWSGSRVLAALLACVLVGGVSAGYRAQFQAMSDAEWAADRLWTEATGEPTLSGPHRDGFYLNAMNLVDLAVAVAVAITALALLIAAVDGLVSRRRAYASLVATGVPRGVIARSVVWQVLTPAVPAVLIAAVSGWMITRVLGREVTAAGVQGTICTVDGPICGDPVAGAQYLREVNIGPIVQAVPVPVQGLLLLIGGALLAVLVTAGISLLLLRGSTAVEELRTA is encoded by the coding sequence GTGAGCCCCGGCACCACGCTGCGGCTCGCGCTCGCCGGCACCCGCACCGACACGCTCCGGGTGGCGCTGACCGCGATCAGCGCCGCGCTGGCCTCGGTGGCCGTGCTCAGCGCCGCGACCGTCCTCGCCATCCGCACGCCGGACAGCGGGGACGACCCGAGCCTGTCCGTTCAGTACCAGTCGGACCTGCTGCAGCAGCCGGGTCTGCGCCCGGGCGTCGCGATGGCGCTGCTGCTGCTCTGCGTGCCGGTGCTGGCACTGGCCGTGCAGTGCTCGCGGCTCGGGGCGCCGGCCCGCGACCGCCGGCTGGCCGCGCTCCGGCTGGCCGGCGCCACGCCCGGCCAGACGCTCGCGGTGATCACGGCGGAGGCCGGGCTGGCCACGCTGATCGGCGTGCTCGCCGGCGCCGGGATCTTCCTCGGCGGCCATCGGCTGCTGGACCGGCGGAACGCGCGCGGCGAGCTGTGGCTGCCGACGGACGTGCTGCCGCCGTCCTGGGCGATCGTGGCGATCTGCGTGACGCTGCCGGTGGCCGCGATGCTGGTCGGCGCGCTGCTGCTGCGCCGGGTGCGGGTCACCCCGTTCGGCGTGACCCGGCAGGCGGAGCGGAACCGGACGCCGCACACCTGGCCGGGCCTGGTGCTGGTGGCCGGCTTCGCGCTGCTTCTCGGCTTCGCACCGCTCGCCGAGTGGCTCGGCGAGCGGGCCGGGACCGCCTCGGAGTGGCTGGTCTACCTGGTCTTCTTCGCGGTGCCGCTGGCGATGGCGGTCGGCGTGATAGCGGGGACCGGCGCGATCGCCTACCTGATGGGCGTGGCGCTGCGCCGATGGGGCCGCGCGCCGTCCATGCTGCTGGCCGGCGCGCGGCTGATGGCCGACCCGTGGAGCGGCAGCCGGGTGCTCGCCGCGCTGCTGGCGTGCGTGCTGGTCGGCGGCGTGTCGGCCGGCTACCGCGCCCAGTTCCAGGCGATGTCCGACGCGGAGTGGGCCGCGGACCGGCTCTGGACGGAGGCGACCGGCGAGCCGACGCTGTCCGGCCCGCACCGGGACGGGTTCTACCTCAACGCGATGAACCTGGTGGACCTCGCGGTCGCCGTCGCCGTCGCCATCACCGCGCTGGCGCTGCTGATCGCGGCCGTGGACGGCCTGGTGTCCCGCCGCCGCGCCTACGCGTCGCTGGTCGCGACCGGGGTGCCGCGCGGTGTGATCGCCCGCTCGGTGGTGTGGCAGGTGCTCACCCCGGCCGTGCCGGCGGTGCTGATCGCGGCCGTCTCCGGCTGGATGATCACGCGTGTCCTCGGGCGGGAGGTCACGGCCGCCGGCGTCCAGGGCACGATCTGCACGGTCGACGGCCCGATCTGCGGCGACCCGGTCGCGGGCGCGCAGTACCTGCGGGAGGTGAACATCGGGCCGATCGTGCAGGCGGTGCCCGTACCCGTGCAGGGTCTTCTGCTCCTGATCGGGGGTGCGCTGCTGGCGGTGCTGGTGACGGCCGGGATCAGCCTGCTCCTCCTGCGCGGCAGCACCGCGGTCGAGGAACTGCGGACCGCCTAG
- a CDS encoding S9 family peptidase, whose product MTTETPAHARPPIAKRVPTERTHHGDTVVDPYAWLTAKDDQETIAYLTAENEYTDAVTAHLAGLREKIFNEIKQRTQETDLSVPTRMGEYWYYSRTVEGSQYGIHCRRAVAPGETDPPIAADGAPLTGEEVLLDGNVLAEGHDFFALGTFDVSPDGRRLAYSVDYAGDERFTLHVKDLATGEVLADAVPEVSYGSAWSADGSVLFYLTVDDAWRPYRVWRHMIGTPAGDDAIVFEEPDERFWVGVGLTRSEKFVLIEASSKITSEVRAIPAHAPLSEPVLIAPRRQGVEYSVEHHGHRFLILHNDGAEDFALAFTSADNPGDWVPLIPHEPGTRLESVDAFTNHLVVSLRKDGLTGVRVLPVGGTDSYDLEFPEPLYDVGLSGNPEYDTNSIRLHYTSFVTPDSVYDYDLVTRALTLRKRRPVLGDFDPDAYEQHRDWALADDGTRVPISLVARKGIARDGQAPLVLYGYGSYESSMDPYFSIARLSLLDRGVIFAVAHVRGGGEMGRRWYEDGKLLAKKNTFTDFVAAARHVAKAGWTGSDRIVARGGSAGGLLMGAIANLAPDAFTGVVAEVPFVDALNSILDPSLPLTVIEWEEWGNPLESAEVYHYMKSYTPYENVTEQAYPHILAMTGINDTRVLYHEPAKWIARLRHVVPDGSFLLKTEMGAGHGGPSGRYDAWKEEAFVLSWILDRLGRATA is encoded by the coding sequence GTGACCACCGAGACGCCTGCCCACGCCCGACCGCCGATCGCGAAGCGGGTGCCGACCGAGCGCACCCACCACGGCGACACGGTCGTGGACCCATACGCCTGGCTGACCGCGAAGGACGATCAGGAGACGATCGCGTACCTGACCGCCGAGAACGAGTACACGGACGCGGTCACCGCGCACCTGGCCGGCCTGCGGGAGAAGATCTTCAACGAGATCAAGCAGCGCACACAGGAGACCGACCTCTCCGTGCCGACCCGGATGGGTGAGTACTGGTACTACTCCCGCACGGTCGAGGGCAGCCAGTACGGCATCCACTGCCGGCGCGCGGTCGCGCCCGGTGAGACGGACCCGCCGATCGCGGCCGACGGCGCGCCGCTGACCGGCGAGGAGGTGCTGCTCGACGGCAACGTGCTGGCCGAGGGGCACGACTTCTTCGCGTTGGGCACGTTCGACGTGAGCCCGGACGGGCGGCGCCTGGCCTACTCCGTCGACTACGCCGGCGACGAGCGGTTCACGCTGCACGTCAAGGACCTGGCCACCGGCGAGGTGCTGGCCGACGCGGTGCCCGAGGTGTCCTACGGCAGTGCCTGGTCCGCGGACGGCTCCGTGCTGTTCTACCTGACCGTGGACGACGCGTGGCGGCCGTACCGGGTGTGGCGGCACATGATCGGCACGCCCGCGGGCGACGACGCGATCGTGTTCGAGGAGCCGGACGAGCGGTTCTGGGTGGGCGTGGGCCTGACCCGGTCGGAGAAGTTCGTCCTGATCGAGGCGAGCAGCAAGATCACCAGTGAGGTGCGGGCGATCCCGGCGCACGCGCCGCTGAGCGAGCCGGTCCTGATCGCACCGCGCCGGCAGGGCGTGGAATATTCCGTGGAGCACCACGGGCACCGGTTCCTGATCCTGCACAACGACGGCGCGGAGGACTTCGCGCTGGCGTTCACGTCGGCGGACAACCCGGGCGACTGGGTGCCGCTGATCCCGCACGAGCCGGGCACCCGGCTGGAGTCGGTCGACGCGTTCACCAACCACCTGGTGGTGTCGCTGCGCAAGGACGGGCTGACCGGCGTGCGGGTGCTGCCGGTCGGCGGCACGGACAGTTACGACCTGGAGTTCCCGGAGCCGCTCTACGACGTCGGGCTGTCCGGCAACCCGGAGTACGACACGAACTCGATCCGGCTGCACTACACCTCGTTCGTCACGCCGGACTCGGTCTACGACTACGACCTGGTGACACGCGCGCTGACGCTGCGCAAGCGGCGGCCGGTGCTGGGCGACTTCGACCCGGACGCGTACGAGCAGCACCGCGACTGGGCGCTCGCGGACGACGGGACCCGGGTGCCGATCTCGCTGGTCGCGCGCAAGGGCATCGCCCGGGACGGCCAGGCCCCGCTGGTGCTCTACGGCTACGGATCGTACGAGTCCAGCATGGACCCGTACTTCTCGATCGCCCGGCTGTCCCTGCTGGATCGGGGCGTCATCTTCGCGGTCGCACACGTCCGCGGCGGCGGTGAGATGGGCCGCCGGTGGTACGAGGACGGCAAGCTGCTGGCGAAGAAGAACACGTTCACCGACTTCGTCGCGGCCGCGCGGCACGTCGCCAAGGCCGGGTGGACCGGAAGCGACCGGATCGTGGCGCGCGGCGGCTCGGCCGGCGGCCTGCTGATGGGCGCGATCGCGAACCTGGCGCCGGACGCGTTCACCGGCGTGGTGGCCGAGGTGCCGTTCGTGGACGCGCTGAACTCGATCCTCGACCCGTCGCTGCCGCTCACCGTGATCGAGTGGGAGGAGTGGGGCAATCCGCTCGAATCGGCCGAGGTCTACCACTACATGAAGTCGTACACGCCGTACGAGAACGTGACGGAGCAGGCGTACCCGCACATCCTCGCGATGACCGGGATCAACGACACGCGCGTGCTCTATCACGAGCCGGCGAAGTGGATCGCCCGGCTGCGGCACGTGGTGCCGGACGGCTCGTTCCTGCTCAAGACGGAGATGGGCGCGGGTCACGGCGGCCCGAGCGGCCGCTACGACGCGTGGAAGGAGGAGGCGTTCGTGCTCTCCTGGATCCTCGACCGGCTGGGCCGCGCGACAGCCTGA
- a CDS encoding ATP-binding SpoIIE family protein phosphatase, which translates to MSDEGTWFRIDNTSVASTVRRAADRLAETLGLAEGPAADLSIVVAEMTSNLLKHAVEGSMLLRPVRTAETAGVEVIASDSGPGMADLPRFMRDGHTTSGTLGIGLGAIARRSSWCDMHSVPGKGTTLAVQVWPGAAPEPAWAAGTSRPITGEQISGDGYAIRVAGDRHQVLVSDGLGHGPLAAAASQAAVNAFRHAPAVPPAALVENLHRAMSHTRGAALAIAELDAAAGLVRYAGLGNIAGTIVEGSSRRGMISLPGIAGHQRRQIKEFEYPIGPGAAVVMHSDGVVDRWAPGDYPGLSTVSPVLVAATVLRDAGVRRDDACVLAARLPS; encoded by the coding sequence ATGTCCGACGAGGGCACCTGGTTCCGCATCGACAACACCAGTGTCGCGTCGACGGTGCGGCGTGCCGCCGATCGGCTGGCGGAGACGCTCGGTCTCGCCGAGGGACCCGCGGCCGACCTGTCGATCGTGGTCGCGGAGATGACCAGCAACCTGCTCAAGCACGCCGTCGAAGGCTCGATGCTGCTGCGCCCGGTGCGCACCGCGGAGACGGCCGGCGTGGAGGTCATCGCGTCCGACTCCGGGCCGGGCATGGCCGACCTGCCGCGGTTCATGCGCGACGGCCACACCACGTCCGGCACGCTCGGCATCGGTCTCGGCGCGATCGCCCGGCGGTCCAGCTGGTGTGACATGCACTCGGTGCCGGGCAAGGGGACCACGCTCGCGGTGCAGGTGTGGCCGGGCGCGGCGCCGGAGCCGGCCTGGGCCGCCGGCACCAGCCGCCCGATCACCGGCGAGCAGATCAGTGGCGACGGTTACGCGATCCGCGTCGCCGGCGACCGGCACCAGGTGCTGGTCAGCGACGGTCTCGGGCACGGCCCGCTCGCCGCCGCCGCCAGCCAGGCCGCGGTGAACGCGTTCCGGCACGCGCCCGCCGTACCCCCGGCTGCTCTGGTCGAGAACCTGCACCGGGCGATGTCGCACACGCGCGGCGCGGCGCTCGCGATCGCGGAGCTGGACGCGGCCGCCGGGCTGGTGCGTTACGCCGGCCTGGGGAACATCGCCGGCACGATCGTGGAGGGCTCCAGCCGTCGCGGCATGATCTCGCTGCCGGGCATCGCCGGGCATCAGCGTCGCCAGATCAAGGAGTTCGAGTACCCGATCGGCCCCGGGGCCGCCGTGGTGATGCACTCCGACGGCGTGGTGGACCGCTGGGCGCCCGGTGACTACCCGGGTCTCAGCACGGTGTCGCCGGTGCTGGTGGCGGCGACCGTGTTGCGCGACGCCGGTGTGCGGCGCGACGATGCCTGCGTGCTGGCTGCGAGACTTCCGTCATGA